Proteins encoded by one window of Homo sapiens chromosome 6 genomic scaffold, GRCh38.p14 alternate locus group ALT_REF_LOCI_6 HSCHR6_MHC_QBL_CTG1:
- the TNXB gene encoding tenascin-X isoform 2 (isoform 2 is encoded by transcript variant XB-S), with translation MRLSWSVAQGPFDSFVVQYEDTNGQPQALLVDGDQSKILISGLEPSTPYRFLLYGLHEGKRLGPLSAEGTTGLAPAGQTSEESRPRLSQLSVTDVTTSSLRLNWEAPPGAFDSFLLRFGVPSPSTLEPHPRPLLQRELMVPGTRHSAVLRDLRSGTLYSLTLYGLRGPHKADSIQGTARTLSPVLESPRDLQFSEIRETSAKVNWMPPPSRADSFKVSYQLADGGEPQSVQVDGQARTQKLQGLIPGARYEVTVVSVRGFEESEPLTGFLTTVPDGPTQLRALNLTEGFAVLHWKPPQNPVDTYDVQVTAPGAPPLQAETPGSAVDYPLHDLVLHTNYTATVRGLRGPNLTSPASITFTTGLEAPRDLEAKEVTPRTALLTWTEPPVRPAGYLLSFHTPGGQNQEILLPGGITSHQLLGLFPSTSYNARLQAMWGQSLLPPVSTSFTTGGLRIPFPRDCGEEMQNGAGASRTSTIFLNGNRERPLNVFCDMETDGGGWLVFQRRMDGQTDFWRDWEDYAHGFGNISGEFWLGNEALHSLTQAGDYSMRVDLRAGDEAVFAQYDSFHVDSAAEYYRLHLEGYHGTAGDSMSYHSGSVFSARDRDPNSLLISCAVSYRGAWWYRNCHYANLNGLYGSTVDHQGVSWYHWKGFEFSVPFTEMKLRPRNFRSPAGGG, from the exons ATGCGCCTCTCGTGGAGCGTGGCCCAGGGCCCCTTTGATTCCTTCGTGGTCCAGTATGAGGACACGAACGGGCAGCCCCAGGCCTTGCTCGTGGACGGCGACCAGAGCAAGATCCTCATCTCAGGCCTGGAGCCCAGCACCCCCTACAGGTTCCTCCTCTATGGCCTCCATGAAGGGAAGCGCCTGGGGCCCCTCTCAGCTGAGGGCACCACAG GGCTGGCTCCTGCTGGTCAGACCTCAGAGGAGTCAAGGCCCCGCCTGTCCCAGCTGTCTGTGACTGACGTGACCACCAGTTCACTGAGGCTCAACTGGGAGGCCCCACCGGGGGCCTTCGACTCCTTCCTGCTCCGCTTTGGGGTTCCATCACCAAGCACTCTGGAGCCGCATCCGCGTCCACTGCTGCAGCGCGAGCTGATGGTGCCGGGGACGCGGCACTCGGCCGTGCTCCGGGACCTGCGTTCCGGGACTCTGTACAGCCTGACACTGTATGGGCTGCGAGGACCCCACAAGGCCGACAGCATCCAGGGAACCGCCCGCACCCTCAGCCCAG TTCTGGAGAGCCCCCGTGACCTCCAATTCAGTGAAATCAGGGAGACCTCAGCCAAGGTCAACTGGATGCCCCCACCATCCCGGGCGGACAGCTTCAAAGTCTCCTACCAGCTGGCGGACGGAG GGGAGCCTCAGAGTGTGCAGGTGGATGGCCAGGCCCGGACCCAGAAACTCCAGGGGCTGATCCCAGGCGCTCGCTATGAGGTGACCGTGGTCTCGGTCCGAGGCTTTGAGGAGAGTGAGCCTCTCACAGGCTTCCTCACCACGG ttcCTGACGGTCCCACACAGTTGCGTGCACTGAACTTGACCGAGGGATTCGCCGTGCTGCACTGGAAGCCCCCCCAGAATCCTGTGGACACCTATGACGTCCAGGTCACAGCCCCTGGGG CCCCGCCTCTGCAGGCGGAGACCCCAGGCAGCGCGGTGGACTACCCCCTGCATGACCTTGTCCTCCACACCAACTACACCGCCACAGTGCGTGGCCTGCGGGGCCCCAACCTCACTTCCCCAGCCAGCATCACCTTCACCACAG GGCTAGAGGCCCCTCGGGACTTGGAGGCCAAGGAAGTGACCCCCCGCACCGCCCTGCTCACTTGGACTGAGCCCCCAGTCCGGCCCGCAGGCTACCTGCTCAGCTTCCACACCCCTGGTGGACAGAACCAG GAGATCCTGCTCCCAGGAGGGATCACATCTCACCAGCTCCTTGGCCTCTTTCCCTCCACCTCCTACAATGCACGGCTCCAGGCCATGTGGGGCCAGAGCCTCCTGCCGCCCGTGTCCACCTCTTTCACCACGG GTGGGCTGCGGATCCCCTTCCCCAGGGACTGCGGGGAGGAGATGCAGAACGGAGCCGGTGCCTCCAGGACCAGCACCATCTTCCTCAACGGCAACCGCGAGCGGCCCCTGAACGTGTTTTGCGACATGGAGACTGATGGGGGCGGCTGGCTG GTGTTCCAGCGCCgcatggatggacagacagacttCTGGAGGGACTGGGAGGACTATGCCCATGGTTTTGGGAACATCTCTGGAGAGTTCTGGCTGG GCAATGAGGCCCTGCACAGCCTGACACAGGCAGGTGACTACTCCATGCGCGTGGACCTGCGGGCTGGGGACGAGGCTGTGTTCGCCCAGTACGACTCCTTCCACGTAGACTCGGCTGCGGAGTACTACCGCCTCCACTTGGAGGGCTACCACGGCACCGCAG GGGACTCCATGAGCTACCACAGCGGCAGTGTCTTCTCTGCCCGTGATCGGGACCCCAACAGCTTGCTCATCTCCTGCGCTGTCTCCTACCGAGGGGCCTGGTGGTACAGGAACTGCCACTACGCCAACCTCAACGGGCTCTACGGGAGCACAGTGGACCATcag GGAGTGAGCTGGTACCACTGGAAGGGCTTCGAGTTCTCGGTGCCCTTCACGGAAATGAAGCTGAGACCAAGAAACTTTCGCTCCCCAGCGGGGGGAGGCTGA